A DNA window from Chitinophagaceae bacterium contains the following coding sequences:
- a CDS encoding YihY/virulence factor BrkB family protein: protein MKEQFKQVFELLKRSVRKFKLDNPLQLAGTTAFFAIFAMAPLIIIIISVAGLLLGQEETQARLFAEIDQLVGEQSALFLRNIVENFQDTRTSIIGTIVGFVMFIFISTTFFSVMQRSLNYIWRIQTKPKNNFLRTLYDRLISFGLILILGFVMLVSFIIDASKSLFKDFLDENLPVLTVYVVEVGNFIVYFALIMVIVALIYRFLPDVHMKWRVTWMGAFITAILFVIGKFIITLGLKFADIGAMYGAAGSLVLILLWVFYSSLIFFFGAEITQQFAKMYSHDIKPKDYAVEFEINEVDRKAE, encoded by the coding sequence ATGAAAGAACAATTCAAACAGGTCTTCGAGTTATTGAAGCGTTCTGTCAGAAAATTCAAACTGGATAATCCGCTGCAATTAGCAGGTACTACTGCCTTCTTTGCTATTTTTGCGATGGCTCCTTTAATCATTATTATTATATCTGTTGCAGGATTATTGCTTGGGCAGGAAGAAACGCAGGCGAGACTTTTTGCTGAAATAGATCAGTTAGTTGGGGAACAAAGTGCACTTTTTCTTCGGAATATTGTAGAAAACTTTCAGGATACACGAACAAGTATTATCGGTACCATTGTTGGGTTCGTCATGTTCATTTTTATATCTACCACTTTTTTTAGTGTAATGCAAAGGTCGCTGAATTACATCTGGAGAATTCAGACTAAGCCAAAAAATAATTTTCTGAGAACCTTATACGACCGCCTTATCTCTTTCGGACTGATACTTATACTGGGATTTGTAATGTTGGTATCCTTTATAATTGATGCGTCTAAATCGTTGTTTAAAGATTTTTTGGATGAAAATCTCCCTGTACTTACCGTTTATGTTGTAGAAGTGGGGAATTTCATCGTTTACTTTGCCCTAATTATGGTGATTGTCGCCTTGATCTATCGTTTTCTGCCCGATGTTCATATGAAATGGCGGGTTACCTGGATGGGAGCCTTTATTACTGCAATTTTGTTTGTAATCGGAAAATTTATCATCACTCTGGGTCTGAAGTTTGCTGATATCGGTGCAATGTACGGAGCAGCAGGTTCTCTCGTGCTGATTTTATTATGGGTGTTTTATTCTTCGCTCATATTTTTCTTTGGTGCAGAAATTACACAACAATTTGCCAAAATGTATTCACATGATATAAAACCCAAAGACTATGCGGTCGAATTTGAAATTAATGAAGTTGATAGAAAAGCAGAATAA
- a CDS encoding DNA-binding protein has translation MNSKNEIILYQSDELPEHIEVRLEDETIWLTQQQIVELFESSKANISEHIKHIFESGELIENSTVRNFRIVRMEGNREVSRELQHYSLDVIISVGYRVNSKRGTQFRIWANQVLKDHLLKGYSIAKRIDRIEENVQGLIGRVSEIDVQINASLPPKQGIFYDGQVFDAYVFVANLVKSAKKSILLIDNYIDESVLELFTKRHKQVTVKIYTKTISKTLKQDVEKHNAQYPYIEIEKFTKAHDRFLIIDECTVYHFGASLKDLGKKWFAFSKMNSMTKDIIRKLKKGGDDE, from the coding sequence ATGAATAGCAAAAACGAAATAATACTATATCAATCTGATGAATTGCCAGAGCATATAGAGGTAAGACTGGAGGACGAAACCATTTGGCTGACACAGCAACAAATCGTAGAACTTTTTGAGAGCAGTAAAGCCAACATTAGCGAGCACATCAAACATATTTTTGAGTCAGGAGAGCTGATAGAAAATTCAACTGTTCGGAATTTCCGAATAGTTCGTATGGAAGGCAACAGGGAGGTAAGTAGAGAATTGCAGCACTATAGCTTGGATGTCATTATATCAGTGGGTTACCGGGTAAACTCCAAGAGAGGTACACAATTTCGAATTTGGGCTAATCAAGTACTCAAAGACCACTTGCTCAAAGGGTACTCCATTGCAAAACGAATTGACAGGATAGAAGAAAATGTACAGGGGTTAATAGGACGAGTGAGTGAAATTGATGTGCAAATAAATGCCAGCCTGCCACCTAAACAAGGCATTTTTTACGATGGGCAAGTTTTTGATGCCTATGTGTTTGTAGCTAATCTTGTAAAATCAGCAAAAAAATCAATTTTGCTGATAGATAATTATATTGATGAAAGTGTATTGGAACTCTTTACCAAACGACATAAACAGGTAACGGTAAAAATTTATACCAAAACCATTTCTAAAACGCTCAAGCAAGATGTAGAAAAACACAACGCACAATATCCCTACATTGAAATAGAAAAATTTACTAAAGCCCACGATCGCTTTTTAATTATTGACGAATGCACCGTTTATCACTTTGGAGCAAGTCTCAAAGACCTGGGCAAAAAATGGTTTGCCTTCTCGAAAATGAACAGCATGACAAAAGATATAATACGAAAATTAAAGAAAGGAGGGGATGATGAGTGA
- a CDS encoding SAM-dependent DNA methyltransferase produces MAKKNGNGTQEPLEKQLWKTADKLRKNIDAAEYKHVVLGLIFLKYISDAFEELYEKLEAGEGDYDGADPEDKDEYKAENVFFVPEKARWKYLLSQAKQPNIGKTVDEAMDLIEKENASLKGVLPKVYARQNLDPASLGELIDMIGNIALGDAKSRSADILGHVFEYFLGEFALAEGKKGGQFYTPRSVVELLVEMLEPYKGRVFDPCCGSGGMFVQSEKFVEDHRGKINDISIYGQESNQTTWRLAKMNLAIRGIDSSQVKWNNEGSFLNDAHKDLKADYIIANPPFNVSDWSGELLRTDGRWKYGTPPTGNANYAWIQHFLYHLAPSGQAGFVLSKGALTSNSGGEGKIRQALVEDDLIDCIVNLPAKLFLNTQIPACLWFMSRDRSNHRFRDRRGEILFIDARNLGHLINRRTKELSQEDIDLIASTYHNWRNPDGDYADVKGFCASAPKERVTELGYVLTPGRYVGLADEADDFDFTERFSSLKAEFEKQLAEEAELNKRIAENLSKIVLKDE; encoded by the coding sequence ATGGCAAAAAAGAACGGAAACGGTACGCAAGAACCCTTGGAAAAACAGCTCTGGAAAACGGCAGACAAGCTGCGTAAGAACATTGATGCTGCGGAATACAAACACGTCGTGCTTGGCTTGATTTTCCTGAAATACATCTCTGATGCATTTGAAGAACTTTATGAAAAATTGGAAGCAGGTGAAGGAGATTATGACGGTGCTGACCCGGAGGACAAGGATGAATACAAAGCAGAAAACGTCTTTTTTGTACCGGAAAAAGCCCGATGGAAATATTTGCTGTCACAGGCCAAACAGCCTAACATTGGCAAAACGGTAGATGAAGCCATGGATTTGATTGAAAAAGAAAATGCATCCTTAAAAGGCGTTTTACCAAAGGTTTATGCCCGCCAAAATCTTGATCCCGCCAGTTTAGGTGAATTGATTGACATGATTGGAAATATCGCTTTGGGTGATGCTAAATCCCGCTCTGCTGATATTCTCGGTCACGTTTTTGAATATTTCCTCGGTGAGTTTGCTTTGGCAGAAGGCAAAAAAGGCGGACAGTTCTATACACCAAGAAGTGTAGTAGAATTACTGGTTGAAATGCTCGAACCCTATAAAGGCCGTGTATTTGACCCTTGCTGCGGTTCGGGTGGTATGTTTGTGCAATCTGAAAAATTTGTAGAAGACCATCGTGGAAAAATCAATGACATTTCCATTTACGGACAGGAAAGCAACCAAACCACCTGGCGATTGGCAAAAATGAATCTGGCTATTCGTGGGATTGACAGTTCACAGGTAAAATGGAACAACGAAGGTTCTTTTTTAAATGATGCCCACAAAGACCTGAAGGCCGACTACATCATTGCCAATCCACCTTTCAACGTAAGCGACTGGAGCGGTGAATTGCTTCGGACAGACGGACGATGGAAATATGGCACGCCACCCACAGGAAATGCCAACTATGCATGGATACAACATTTCTTATATCACTTAGCACCCAGCGGACAAGCAGGCTTTGTATTGTCAAAAGGAGCGTTGACATCCAATTCCGGTGGAGAAGGAAAGATCCGGCAGGCTTTGGTAGAAGATGATTTGATTGATTGTATTGTCAACCTGCCGGCAAAATTATTCCTCAATACACAAATTCCGGCTTGTTTATGGTTTATGAGCCGTGACCGGAGCAATCATCGTTTCCGTGATAGGCGTGGAGAAATTCTCTTTATTGATGCCCGCAATCTCGGCCACCTGATTAACCGCCGCACAAAAGAACTTTCGCAGGAAGATATTGACCTAATTGCAAGCACTTACCACAACTGGCGGAATCCTGATGGAGACTATGCAGATGTAAAAGGCTTCTGTGCCTCTGCTCCAAAAGAGCGAGTTACAGAGCTGGGTTATGTACTTACCCCCGGCAGATATGTAGGTTTGGCTGATGAAGCAGATGATTTTGATTTTACGGAACGCTTCAGCAGTTTGAAAGCTGAGTTTGAAAAGCAATTGGCAGAAGAGGCGGAGTTGAATAAACGTATTGCTGAGAACCTTTCTAAAATTGTGTTGAAAGATGAATAG